One segment of Nostoc flagelliforme CCNUN1 DNA contains the following:
- a CDS encoding RluA family pseudouridine synthase yields MVFLHALSDFIDCDFAISGSSPSYWYEGTCLQSGVGVARTSTKLSDHRSHRLKLPRTSISEAIAHGLMQQLAKNDCYSREGKMYGILLVELPNGEQRVLKAFSGLLNGCSVVEGWVPPIPGRDEVALEEARTLAQLDAIKQELLTLKQLTERQQYETLSDEFEQQLQAMSDRHRHCKHQRQEKRQQICNTLTKEALTIALEQLDEESRQQGIERRQLKRQQNAVLQPLQQLIAATDARINELKQQRKALSGQLQAQMHATYSLTNFSGRSLSLQQLMPGGSPTGTGDCCAPKLLHYAATHNLKPLAMAEFWWGASSVNQDKIQGEFYGACAERCQPLMGFLLSGLKPISIPNKDFYITTPLLLNTLTHLPKSNVFESNEFPPIKGEMPIIYEDEWLIAVNKPAGLLSVPGRYRDRQDSVLSRLRHLLPDGMALASVHRLDQETSGILLLARDRQTHRQLSQQFQQRQVHKVYEAILSGVVTVDQGKIELPLWGDPENRPYQKVDWQHGKPSLTHFQVMAREQDYTRVEFTPLTGRTHQLRVHAADARGLGVTILGDRLYGCCAVTSRLHLHARELRFEHPQSEKTLHLQAITPF; encoded by the coding sequence ATGGTATTTCTGCACGCACTTTCAGATTTTATCGACTGCGATTTTGCGATAAGTGGCTCATCTCCTAGTTATTGGTATGAAGGGACTTGTCTCCAAAGTGGCGTAGGCGTAGCGCGCACTTCGACAAAGCTCAGTGACCATCGTAGTCATCGCCTAAAATTACCCCGCACCTCAATATCTGAAGCGATCGCTCACGGACTCATGCAACAACTTGCCAAAAATGACTGTTATTCTCGTGAAGGCAAGATGTATGGAATACTATTAGTTGAACTGCCTAATGGTGAACAAAGGGTACTCAAAGCCTTCTCCGGCCTTTTGAATGGTTGCAGTGTAGTTGAGGGCTGGGTTCCACCAATTCCAGGACGAGACGAAGTTGCTTTAGAGGAAGCCCGCACTTTGGCACAGTTGGACGCGATTAAGCAAGAACTCCTTACCTTAAAGCAACTAACCGAACGCCAGCAGTATGAAACCCTATCTGATGAATTTGAGCAACAATTGCAAGCAATGAGCGATCGCCATCGCCATTGCAAACATCAACGCCAGGAAAAACGTCAGCAAATCTGCAATACACTTACAAAAGAAGCACTCACTATTGCCCTTGAACAACTCGACGAAGAGAGTCGTCAGCAGGGAATTGAGCGGCGACAACTTAAACGCCAGCAAAATGCCGTATTACAACCTCTTCAACAGTTAATTGCAGCAACGGATGCGCGAATTAACGAACTGAAACAACAGCGTAAAGCACTGTCTGGTCAATTACAAGCTCAGATGCACGCTACCTACAGCCTGACTAATTTTTCCGGGCGATCGCTATCATTACAGCAATTGATGCCAGGAGGTTCGCCCACTGGCACAGGAGATTGTTGTGCCCCTAAACTGCTCCATTATGCGGCAACACATAATCTCAAACCATTGGCAATGGCAGAATTTTGGTGGGGTGCGTCTTCTGTAAATCAGGATAAAATCCAGGGAGAATTTTACGGAGCGTGTGCCGAGCGATGCCAGCCATTGATGGGGTTTTTGCTCTCAGGGTTGAAACCTATTTCAATCCCTAATAAGGATTTTTATATAACAACCCCACTATTATTAAATACATTAACACATTTGCCTAAATCCAATGTGTTTGAGTCCAATGAATTCCCCCCTATAAAGGGAGAGATGCCGATTATTTATGAAGACGAATGGCTGATTGCTGTGAACAAACCTGCTGGATTACTTTCGGTACCTGGTCGTTATCGCGATCGCCAAGATAGTGTCTTGAGTCGCTTACGTCATCTGTTACCGGATGGGATGGCGCTTGCATCTGTGCATCGCCTAGATCAGGAAACTTCTGGGATTTTGTTGTTAGCACGCGATCGTCAAACCCATCGGCAACTTAGCCAGCAGTTTCAGCAACGCCAGGTTCACAAGGTTTATGAAGCTATACTTTCCGGTGTTGTGACAGTTGACCAAGGTAAAATTGAACTGCCACTGTGGGGAGATCCTGAAAATCGTCCTTATCAAAAAGTAGATTGGCAGCACGGCAAACCCAGCTTGACACACTTCCAAGTAATGGCAAGAGAACAAGATTACACCCGCGTAGAATTTACGCCGCTAACAGGGCGCACTCATCAATTAAGGGTTCATGCGGCTGATGCGCGAGGACTTGGGGTAACTATTTTAGGCGATCGCCTTTATGGATGCTGTGCAGTTACCAGTCGCTTACATCTGCACGCCAGAGAACTTCGCTTCGAGCATCCGCAGTCAGAAAAAACCCTGCATTTACAAGCAATTACACCTTTTTGA
- a CDS encoding cysteine hydrolase family protein — MSNPLIVVDVQSGFINEFTHHIPQRVAHLIERGEYAPVLFTRFINAPDGPYQKFLDWHSCTHEPETNIASELQPWVKPEVVFSKLGLCGIPNELADYFRGHCFERVFILGIDTDMCVLKIAMDSPLPRYCGRGHMAMERCL; from the coding sequence ATGTCTAATCCATTAATCGTTGTTGATGTTCAATCCGGTTTTATCAATGAATTCACTCATCACATCCCGCAGCGAGTTGCTCATTTAATTGAGCGAGGTGAGTATGCACCAGTTTTGTTTACTAGATTTATCAACGCACCTGATGGCCCTTATCAAAAATTCCTTGATTGGCATAGCTGTACGCATGAGCCAGAAACTAATATTGCCTCAGAACTACAACCTTGGGTTAAACCAGAAGTAGTTTTTTCTAAGTTGGGGCTATGCGGTATACCAAATGAACTGGCAGACTACTTTAGAGGGCACTGTTTTGAAAGAGTTTTCATCTTAGGGATTGACACTGATATGTGTGTGTTGAAGATAGCGATGGATTCGCCACTTCCACGGTACTGCGGCAGAGGGCACATGGCAATGGAAAGATGCTTATGA
- a CDS encoding site-specific integrase — protein sequence MKRPNLVVVHRTEITSACIPLSEKLADHHAILQGYLDTHVTRNHSKRTIDSEQQFLKGWFEGFMVQDDQHPDGERSLMIWEAMTPVLGRQRIIEFSKGLITSEFKPRTVNTYLGKLRRLFQYVLDNPYIPGNEVQLIITKYGRIEQPVKEYDYPVHILDPEDEGFVLTGKQLTQFYDFIRKEYISHNPKKLTASRDYTMIVLAGESGLRANEILNLDALKPHRDIFYEHNCIQTRHGKGVKGSGKRIRKTIFTPLAQATLHVYEEQIRPNFPNAEPLEAFVLYLIIFHALSVWELQHAEIPTVLSLQKSIIPLSLPDAYYIIVPRPKPSRGSRTPGRPSTHLDFPEIASSWAQREIVYPKPFETVSRFEF from the coding sequence ATGAAACGTCCAAACCTCGTTGTCGTACACCGAACTGAAATCACTTCTGCGTGTATCCCTCTAAGCGAAAAATTGGCAGACCACCATGCCATCCTTCAAGGATACTTAGACACACACGTAACACGTAATCATAGCAAGCGGACAATAGATTCCGAGCAGCAATTTTTGAAGGGATGGTTTGAAGGGTTCATGGTTCAGGATGATCAACATCCCGATGGCGAAAGGTCGCTGATGATTTGGGAAGCCATGACACCAGTACTTGGGCGACAACGGATTATTGAGTTCAGTAAAGGATTAATTACGTCAGAATTTAAACCACGCACAGTCAATACATATTTAGGTAAACTGCGACGGTTATTTCAATATGTACTGGATAATCCGTACATTCCAGGCAATGAAGTACAACTTATTATTACCAAATACGGTCGCATTGAGCAGCCAGTCAAAGAGTATGATTACCCTGTACATATCCTTGACCCTGAAGATGAAGGCTTTGTCCTTACAGGTAAGCAGCTGACTCAGTTCTACGATTTCATCCGGAAAGAATATATCAGTCACAATCCCAAAAAGCTTACTGCCTCACGAGATTACACGATGATTGTATTGGCAGGAGAAAGCGGTTTGCGAGCTAACGAGATTCTCAATTTAGATGCGCTCAAACCCCACCGTGACATTTTCTACGAACATAATTGCATTCAAACACGCCACGGAAAGGGAGTAAAAGGTTCCGGTAAACGCATTCGGAAAACGATTTTTACACCTCTTGCTCAAGCAACTCTGCATGTTTATGAAGAGCAAATTCGGCCCAACTTTCCTAATGCAGAACCATTAGAAGCCTTTGTTTTATATCTAATTATCTTTCATGCACTTTCAGTTTGGGAACTTCAACATGCTGAAATCCCGACTGTGCTTTCTTTACAAAAAAGCATTATACCTCTGAGTCTTCCAGATGCTTACTACATTATCGTACCTAGACCCAAACCTTCACGAGGCAGTCGAACCCCGGGTCGTCCTAGCACTCACTTAGACTTCCCGGAGATTGCCTCCTCTTGGGCACAGCGAGAGATTGTTTACCCTAAGCCATTTGAAACAGTCAGCCGTTTTGAATTTTAG
- a CDS encoding NADPH-dependent oxidoreductase, with product MTNPTELLRSRYGEIPFNPEIEWNDSLTALLSHRSIRSYLPDPLPPGTLELLIAAAQSASTSSNLQTWSIVAVEDQQRKEELSKLAGNQAHIKQVPLFLVWLADLARLNYVADSRGISHDALEYLEMFVMATIDAALAAQNATVAAESLGLGTVYIGGIRNHPQEVAEILNLPSSVYAVFGLCVGYPNPEVEAAIKPRLPQSAVLHRETYKLADQEEAIAHYNEIIKEFYTEQKMNVPGDWSEHSAQRIATVESLRGRDRLREVLNHLGFKLL from the coding sequence ATGACTAATCCTACAGAACTATTGCGATCGCGCTACGGTGAAATTCCCTTTAATCCCGAAATTGAATGGAATGATTCTCTAACAGCACTACTATCTCATCGTTCAATTCGGTCTTATCTACCTGACCCTCTACCGCCGGGAACTCTGGAGTTGCTAATTGCAGCCGCCCAATCTGCATCTACTTCCTCTAATTTGCAAACCTGGAGTATCGTAGCAGTTGAAGATCAACAGCGCAAAGAGGAGTTATCTAAGCTAGCGGGAAACCAAGCACATATTAAGCAGGTTCCTTTATTCTTGGTTTGGTTAGCAGACTTGGCGCGTCTAAATTACGTTGCTGACAGTCGCGGCATATCTCATGATGCCCTGGAATACCTGGAAATGTTTGTGATGGCAACAATTGATGCAGCTTTGGCGGCACAAAACGCAACAGTTGCAGCCGAGTCACTCGGTTTAGGAACAGTATATATCGGTGGAATCCGCAACCATCCGCAAGAGGTAGCAGAGATATTGAATTTGCCCTCCTCTGTGTATGCTGTATTTGGGCTGTGTGTAGGCTATCCGAATCCTGAAGTAGAAGCTGCGATTAAGCCACGATTGCCACAATCAGCTGTGCTGCACCGCGAAACTTATAAATTGGCAGATCAAGAAGAAGCGATCGCTCACTACAACGAGATCATCAAAGAATTCTATACTGAACAAAAGATGAATGTCCCTGGTGATTGGTCAGAACACTCAGCCCAAAGGATCGCAACCGTAGAATCACTGAGAGGACGCGATCGCTTGCGGGAAGTTCTCAATCACCTTGGCTTCAAATTGCTGTAA
- a CDS encoding multicopper oxidase family protein has translation MILVNGAPWPRMEVGTCKYRFRVLNGSISRSYNLALSNGDDFIMIGTDAGLMSAPVKVKNFRLGMAERYEFIIDFSKYPVGSQVVLRNLGLPNNRNYDGTNQIMRFDVVRREPDNSSIPSRLRTIQPIPESSAVRTREFRYQRSNGLWVINGKVWDNMRIDANPRLGDVEIWKLSNPSGAAFHPIHMHLIDCLMLDRNGKPPFPYERGLKDVFYVGENETVRVIGKFGANTGKYMSHCHNAVHEDHDMMNQFEVGRGGRSPLAVAAKPLPAPPL, from the coding sequence GTGATTTTGGTCAATGGTGCGCCTTGGCCGCGCATGGAGGTGGGTACCTGTAAGTACCGTTTCCGAGTCTTGAATGGTTCGATTTCGCGCTCTTATAATCTTGCCCTGAGTAACGGCGATGATTTTATTATGATTGGCACTGATGCCGGATTAATGAGCGCACCAGTTAAAGTCAAAAATTTCCGGTTGGGAATGGCAGAACGTTACGAATTTATTATTGACTTTTCTAAATACCCAGTCGGCTCTCAGGTAGTGCTGCGAAATCTCGGACTTCCTAACAACAGGAACTACGACGGTACGAATCAAATTATGCGCTTTGATGTTGTGCGGCGTGAACCAGATAATAGCTCTATTCCCTCCAGGTTACGTACAATCCAGCCTATCCCAGAATCTTCAGCAGTACGAACCAGAGAATTTAGGTATCAGCGCTCTAATGGTTTGTGGGTGATTAATGGCAAAGTCTGGGATAATATGCGAATTGATGCTAATCCTCGATTAGGCGATGTTGAAATCTGGAAATTGTCTAACCCATCAGGTGCTGCGTTTCATCCTATCCACATGCACCTAATTGATTGCCTAATGCTTGACCGTAATGGTAAACCACCTTTCCCTTACGAGCGTGGGTTGAAAGATGTCTTCTATGTTGGGGAAAACGAGACTGTACGAGTAATTGGCAAGTTTGGCGCTAATACAGGTAAATATATGTCACACTGCCACAATGCGGTTCACGAAGACCACGATATGATGAATCAGTTTGAAGTGGGACGGGGTGGACGCTCACCTTTGGCAGTTGCAGCAAAGCCACTTCCAGCTCCACCTTTATAG
- a CDS encoding transposase family protein, with the protein MPKQILFDEQQTFEGDKGYQGGKNITTPHKRKRKQELSEQQKTENKILSSKRIFVEHLIRIIKIWEQRDFVKSGKKEAIAKNSI; encoded by the coding sequence ATTCCGAAACAAATTTTATTTGATGAGCAGCAAACATTTGAAGGAGATAAAGGATACCAAGGTGGTAAAAATATTACAACTCCTCATAAGAGAAAAAGGAAACAAGAATTAAGTGAACAACAAAAAACAGAAAATAAGATTTTATCGAGTAAACGTATATTTGTAGAACATTTAATACGGATAATTAAAATATGGGAGCAACGCGATTTTGTGAAGTCGGGTAAAAAAGAAGCGATCGCTAAAAATTCTATTTAA
- a CDS encoding sulfonate ABC transporter substrate-binding protein, producing MINLIFRRLIAKWISLIKFRNIPFKNQHQLFFSPVLPIAGAFVTGLCLSVLFAACSSTPTVNSPNPSATSVGNSVSSKATVVRFGYQKSTILLRTKGVLEKRLAPEGITVQWTEFQAGPQLLEAMNVGSIDIGPVGESPPIFAQAAGASLTYVVGTAASPAGSAILVPQNSQIQKLTDLKGKKVAFQKGSSAHLLLVQALEKAGLKYTDIEPKYLAPADARAAFVKGSVDAWVIWDPFYAAAQEVTKARVLIDGTGINKQGGYYLMTRKFVTENPQTVKAILEEIQNLEEWSKQNREEVAKTLAPVLGIDLETMRKATNRRTFGLVPVDENLINLQQGVADTYYKLKLIPKQVNVKDAVLTKEEYAAFSPKT from the coding sequence ATGATTAACTTAATCTTTCGCCGTTTGATTGCCAAGTGGATATCGTTGATAAAATTCAGGAATATCCCTTTTAAGAACCAACATCAATTATTCTTTTCTCCTGTTTTGCCTATAGCGGGAGCTTTTGTTACAGGGTTGTGTTTGAGCGTGCTATTTGCTGCCTGTTCATCGACACCGACTGTTAATTCCCCTAATCCCAGTGCCACATCTGTTGGCAATTCTGTTTCTAGCAAAGCAACAGTAGTCAGATTTGGCTATCAAAAATCGACTATTTTACTTAGAACTAAGGGTGTTTTAGAAAAGCGTTTGGCGCCAGAAGGAATAACTGTACAGTGGACTGAATTTCAAGCGGGGCCTCAACTATTAGAAGCCATGAATGTGGGTAGTATTGACATTGGCCCTGTAGGAGAATCACCGCCAATATTTGCCCAAGCAGCCGGAGCATCACTAACTTACGTTGTTGGTACTGCGGCTAGTCCGGCTGGTTCAGCAATTCTTGTTCCTCAGAATTCACAAATTCAAAAACTTACTGATCTCAAAGGTAAAAAAGTTGCCTTTCAAAAAGGGTCTAGCGCTCACTTATTGTTAGTCCAAGCTTTAGAAAAAGCTGGATTGAAATATACTGACATTGAACCTAAATATTTGGCCCCGGCTGATGCTCGCGCTGCATTTGTTAAGGGTAGTGTAGATGCCTGGGTAATTTGGGACCCCTTCTATGCAGCGGCTCAAGAGGTAACTAAAGCCAGAGTCCTGATTGATGGCACAGGAATCAATAAACAGGGAGGATATTATTTGATGACTCGCAAATTCGTCACTGAAAATCCTCAAACTGTGAAGGCAATCCTAGAGGAAATTCAAAATCTAGAAGAATGGTCTAAACAGAATCGAGAAGAAGTAGCAAAAACTCTTGCGCCTGTGTTAGGAATTGATTTAGAAACGATGAGAAAAGCAACTAATAGGCGGACTTTTGGGCTTGTACCAGTTGACGAAAATCTGATAAATTTACAACAAGGTGTTGCAGATACATATTACAAATTGAAGTTAATTCCAAAACAGGTAAATGTGAAGGATGCAGTCTTAACAAAAGAAGAATACGCTGCATTTTCACCAAAAACTTAA
- a CDS encoding RRXRR domain-containing protein, whose protein sequence is MTKVFILNANQQPLYPVRISRARLLLSQGKATVFQRYPFTIILKESLSHLKLEQLGFKIHPGIKTTSTIVSKDKKNWY, encoded by the coding sequence ATGACCAAAGTATTCATTCTTAATGCCAACCAACAACCGTTATATCCAGTACGTATCAGCCGTGCTAGGCTGCTATTGTCACAAGGTAAAGCTACCGTATTTCAGCGATATCCCTTTACTATAATTCTGAAGGAGTCCCTTTCTCATCTAAAACTTGAGCAACTTGGCTTCAAAATTCACCCTGGTATTAAAACTACTAGTACTATTGTCAGCAAAGATAAAAAAAATTGGTATTAA
- a CDS encoding type II toxin-antitoxin system VapC family toxin produces MAQNSQQRTANLMKIEAFLQRIDIYSIDKQTAEIYGDFKSEIIRRFGPKEKRKRQTTKLAEIGISENDLWIASTALRHSLIVVSCDSDFERMRQVREFSLENWV; encoded by the coding sequence ATGGCGCAAAATTCTCAACAGAGAACAGCTAATCTTATGAAAATTGAGGCGTTTCTACAAAGGATTGATATCTATTCAATTGATAAGCAAACGGCTGAAATTTACGGGGATTTCAAATCAGAGATTATCAGGCGATTCGGTCCTAAAGAAAAGCGCAAACGTCAGACTACTAAATTAGCAGAAATTGGTATTAGTGAGAATGACTTATGGATAGCTTCTACAGCGTTACGTCATTCACTGATTGTTGTGTCTTGTGATAGTGATTTTGAACGGATGCGTCAGGTTAGGGAATTTTCGTTAGAAAATTGGGTCTAA
- a CDS encoding DUF2281 domain-containing protein, whose protein sequence is MLNRKLLAQEIESLPPELVTEALDFIRFIKASHLQRQSKPETNLDTDTLRGSKAKDLLEFAGSWSGDDIRECLQLVHDTRMPLQP, encoded by the coding sequence ATGCTGAATAGAAAATTATTAGCTCAAGAAATCGAGTCTTTACCGCCAGAGTTAGTAACTGAAGCATTAGATTTTATTCGCTTCATTAAAGCTAGTCATCTACAAAGGCAGTCGAAACCGGAAACAAACTTGGATACAGATACATTGAGGGGTTCAAAAGCCAAGGATTTGCTAGAATTTGCAGGTTCTTGGTCAGGAGATGATATTAGAGAATGCCTTCAACTTGTCCATGATACCCGTATGCCTCTGCAACCATAA
- a CDS encoding class II aldolase/adducin family protein, producing the protein MPYARPQPPVFERVEDERLHRKQRLAAAFRLFGKFGFSEGIAGHITARDPEFTDHFWVNPLGTYFGHIRVSDLLLVNREGEVVKGDAEVNRAAFAIHSQIHEARPDVIAAAHAHSLYGKAWSSLGRLLDPLTQDSCAFYEDHALFDDFTGVVLETSEGQRLAQTLGTNKAIILRNHSILTVGHTVDEAAFWYINLERSCQAQLLAEAAGRPTTIKHETARLTQTQVGSHTSGWFGFQPLYDRIVREEPDLLN; encoded by the coding sequence ATGCCCTACGCTAGACCACAACCCCCCGTATTCGAGCGAGTCGAAGACGAACGCCTGCACCGCAAACAACGCCTAGCTGCTGCCTTTCGCCTATTTGGTAAATTTGGTTTCAGCGAGGGAATCGCAGGTCATATTACGGCTCGTGATCCAGAATTTACAGACCATTTTTGGGTGAATCCATTAGGAACATACTTCGGTCATATCCGAGTTTCTGACCTGCTGTTAGTTAACAGAGAAGGTGAGGTGGTTAAAGGCGATGCTGAAGTGAATCGAGCTGCTTTCGCCATCCATTCTCAGATTCATGAAGCTCGACCTGATGTAATCGCGGCGGCTCACGCCCATTCACTTTATGGTAAAGCCTGGTCTAGTTTGGGGCGTCTTCTTGACCCTTTGACTCAAGATTCTTGTGCTTTTTATGAAGACCATGCGCTATTTGATGACTTCACAGGTGTGGTTTTAGAAACTTCTGAAGGTCAGCGACTGGCGCAAACCTTGGGGACAAACAAAGCCATAATCCTGCGTAACCACAGCATTTTAACTGTGGGACATACGGTAGATGAAGCTGCCTTTTGGTACATTAACTTAGAGCGATCGTGTCAAGCCCAACTACTGGCAGAAGCTGCGGGTAGACCCACTACTATCAAACACGAAACAGCCCGTTTAACACAAACTCAAGTGGGGTCACATACAAGTGGGTGGTTCGGCTTCCAGCCCCTTTACGACAGAATTGTGCGCGAAGAACCTGATTTGCTAAATTAG
- a CDS encoding transposase family protein: MIVQEILTSFKLIVDSLEQPIDRPSDNEEQKKIFSGKKKQHIRKSQVVSLPEGKDIIDIKVGFPGPTADINLFRNKFYLMSSKHLKEIKDTKVVKILQLLIREKGNKN; this comes from the coding sequence ATGATTGTACAAGAGATATTGACAAGTTTTAAGTTGATAGTAGATAGTCTGGAACAGCCAATAGATAGGCCATCTGACAACGAAGAGCAAAAAAAAATATTCTCAGGAAAGAAAAAACAACATATTAGAAAAAGCCAGGTGGTTTCCTTGCCAGAAGGTAAAGATATAATTGATATAAAAGTAGGTTTTCCCGGACCAACAGCAGATATAAATCTATTCCGAAACAAATTTTATTTGATGAGCAGCAAACATTTGAAGGAGATAAAGGATACCAAGGTGGTAAAAATATTACAACTCCTCATAAGAGAAAAAGGAAACAAGAATTAA
- a CDS encoding SDR family oxidoreductase has product MDLQLRGKVALVTAASKGLGKATARQFAREGSKVAICARSELIDKTAAEIASETGTKVLSLRADVTSQADIERVINATVEKFGGLDILVTNAGGPPSGTFDDIDLATWETSINLTLLSTVRLVKSALPHLRQSTAPAILTITSTSTKQPVQNLVLSNSIRLAVIGLTKTLSQELGSDKIRVNSILPGWTYTERVEELINARIAKSGETKEAEIARVSATVPLGRIGTPEEFANAAVFLSSPAASFVNGVMLQVDGGAIQGTF; this is encoded by the coding sequence ATGGATTTGCAACTCCGTGGCAAAGTCGCCTTAGTGACTGCTGCTAGTAAAGGTTTGGGCAAAGCTACAGCAAGGCAATTTGCCCGTGAAGGTTCAAAAGTTGCCATCTGCGCCCGCAGTGAGTTAATTGACAAAACTGCTGCGGAGATTGCAAGCGAAACAGGCACAAAAGTGCTATCTCTGCGTGCAGACGTTACCAGTCAAGCGGATATTGAGCGCGTAATTAATGCCACAGTAGAGAAATTCGGCGGGTTGGATATCCTCGTTACCAACGCCGGAGGCCCGCCCTCTGGCACTTTTGATGATATCGATTTGGCAACTTGGGAAACTTCTATCAACTTGACTTTGCTAAGTACGGTACGCTTGGTAAAATCCGCTTTACCTCACTTACGCCAATCTACAGCACCGGCGATTCTTACCATCACCTCAACCTCAACTAAACAACCAGTCCAAAATCTTGTGTTGTCTAATTCCATTCGATTAGCAGTAATTGGTTTAACTAAAACTCTCAGTCAAGAACTGGGTAGCGATAAAATTCGCGTCAACAGCATTTTACCAGGCTGGACATATACAGAACGGGTAGAAGAATTAATCAATGCGCGGATTGCTAAAAGTGGTGAAACAAAAGAAGCAGAAATTGCTAGAGTTAGTGCGACAGTTCCTTTAGGTCGTATTGGGACACCAGAAGAGTTTGCCAATGCTGCTGTATTTCTGAGTTCACCAGCTGCATCATTTGTGAATGGAGTAATGCTGCAAGTAGATGGTGGAGCTATTCAAGGCACATTTTGA
- a CDS encoding cysteine dioxygenase family protein — protein sequence MTNHTILEPLPEDQWFIESQELRSFVATVREISANTVDDRTQTLARLEPYFQELLAQQEWLPQKFAQVNPESRMGGGIGQWLLYRAKDRSLSIFSLVIPPGSTTPVHDHLAWGLIGLYKGNQEETVYRRVDNGDAEGHAQLQVTEVRALQTGDIYRLLPPDGDIHAVKTTSQSASVSIHILGNDTGCILRHQFIPESHSVKSFRSGYSNALCKEEEEKEHALR from the coding sequence ATGACAAACCACACCATCTTAGAACCATTGCCAGAAGACCAATGGTTTATTGAGAGCCAGGAACTACGATCCTTTGTAGCAACAGTGCGTGAAATCAGCGCTAACACTGTTGACGATCGCACACAAACTCTCGCTAGACTAGAACCCTATTTTCAAGAGCTGCTTGCCCAACAGGAATGGCTACCCCAAAAGTTTGCCCAAGTCAATCCCGAAAGCAGAATGGGCGGCGGTATTGGTCAGTGGCTACTTTATCGCGCTAAAGACCGTTCGCTGTCAATCTTCAGTTTGGTGATTCCCCCAGGTTCAACGACTCCCGTCCACGACCATTTAGCCTGGGGGTTGATTGGTTTATACAAAGGTAATCAAGAAGAAACAGTCTATCGCCGTGTAGATAACGGCGATGCTGAAGGACACGCACAATTACAAGTAACTGAAGTGCGAGCGCTTCAAACAGGGGATATTTACCGCTTGTTACCCCCAGATGGTGATATCCACGCCGTCAAAACCACATCCCAGAGCGCATCTGTATCCATCCATATTCTGGGTAATGATACTGGTTGCATCTTGCGTCACCAGTTCATCCCAGAATCTCACAGCGTCAAATCCTTTCGCTCTGGATATTCCAACGCTCTTTGTAAAGAGGAAGAAGAAAAAGAACATGCCCTACGCTAG